Proteins encoded in a region of the Streptomyces sp. NBC_00310 genome:
- the moaA gene encoding GTP 3',8-cyclase MoaA, with product MLIDTYGRVATDLRVSLTDRCNLRCTYCMPEEGLQWLAKPDLLDDDEIVRLIDIAVRVLGVTEVRFTGGEPLLRPGLVGIVERVAALAPRPQMSLTTNGIGLKRTATALKAAGLDRVNVSLDTIRPDVFKTLTRRDRHKDVLEGLAAARDAGLTPVKVNSVLMPGLNENEAPDLLAWAVEHDYELRFIEQMPLDAQHGWKRDGMVTAGDILTSLRTRFDLTPEGQDERGSAPAERWLVDGGPHRVGVIASVTRPFCSACDRTRLTADGQVRTCLFAREETDLRAALRSGAPDEEIARIWRLAMWGKKAGAGLDDPSFVQPDRPMSAIGG from the coding sequence GTGCTCATCGACACCTACGGCCGAGTGGCCACCGACCTGAGGGTCTCGCTGACCGACCGGTGCAATCTGCGCTGTACGTACTGCATGCCCGAGGAGGGCCTGCAGTGGCTGGCCAAGCCCGACCTGCTCGACGACGACGAGATCGTCCGTCTCATCGACATCGCCGTCCGCGTCCTGGGCGTCACGGAGGTCCGCTTCACCGGCGGTGAGCCGCTGCTGCGCCCCGGCCTGGTCGGCATAGTGGAGCGCGTGGCGGCTCTCGCCCCCCGCCCCCAGATGTCCCTGACCACCAACGGCATCGGCCTCAAGCGCACGGCGACGGCCCTGAAGGCGGCGGGCCTGGACCGGGTGAACGTGTCCCTGGACACCATCCGCCCGGACGTCTTCAAGACCCTCACCCGCCGGGACCGGCACAAGGACGTCCTCGAAGGCCTGGCCGCAGCCCGCGACGCCGGCCTGACCCCCGTCAAGGTCAACTCGGTCCTGATGCCGGGCCTGAACGAGAACGAGGCCCCCGACCTCCTCGCCTGGGCCGTGGAGCACGACTACGAGCTGCGCTTCATCGAGCAGATGCCCCTGGACGCCCAGCACGGCTGGAAGCGCGACGGCATGGTCACGGCGGGCGACATCCTGACGTCACTGCGCACCCGTTTCGACCTGACCCCCGAGGGCCAGGACGAGCGCGGCTCGGCCCCGGCGGAACGCTGGCTGGTGGACGGCGGCCCGCACCGCGTCGGCGTCATCGCCTCCGTCACCCGCCCCTTCTGCTCGGCCTGCGACCGCACCCGCCTCACCGCCGACGGCCAGGTCCGCACCTGCCTCTTCGCCCGCGAGGAGACCGACCTGCGCGCCGCCCTGCGCTCCGGCGCCCCCGACGAGGAGATCGCCCGCATCTGGCGCCTGGCGATGTGGGGCAAGAAGGCGGGAGCGGGCCTGGACGACCCGTCCTTCGTCCAGCCCGACAGGCCCATGTCGGCAATCGGGGGCTGA
- a CDS encoding (Fe-S)-binding protein: MQLAAIIVSLVLTVVGVALISRAVAQIYRFVKLGQPVPAGSRTDDPKARSITLAREFLGHTRMNRWGIVGFAHWFVAIGFLTLPPTLAQAYGQLFQADWTLPVIGGFLPFEMYIEFIGVMTILGILVLIAIRLLNLPSRAGRKSRFAGSKAWQAYFVEYVILTIGLAIYVLRGLEGAIHHVDHYEAGYFASYPLVLAFKDLDPSTLQNLVYFVAMIKIGTSLIWMITVSLNTNMGVAWHRFLGFPNIWFKRNADGATALGGLQPMTSGGKPIDFTDPGDDDVFGVSQVEQFSWKGILDFSTCTECGRCQSQCPAWNTGKPLSPKLLIMSLRDHAHAKAPYLLAGGGKTMEGEEKASEEQLASVPASALAEAERPLIGTVEENGVIDPDVLWSCTTCGACVEQCPVDIEHVDHIVDMRRYQVMIESAFPSEAGTMLKNLEKKGNPWGLAKKQRLEWLKEVDFEVPVVGKDIEDLSEVEYLYWVGCAGALEDRAKKTTKAFAELLHMAGVKFAIMGGDEKCTGDSARRLGNEPLFQELGMENVMALNMAFGEEMDDDGNVTPESKKPKSAKKIVATCPHCLNTIGNEYPQLGGDYEVIHHTQLLQHLIDEGKLIPVTPVEGLITYHDPCYLGRHNKIYTPPREIMTAVPGLRQQEMHRHKERGFCCGAGGARMWMEERIGKRINNERVDEALSLNPDIVSTACPFCLVMLTDSVNGKKAAAESGSAAGGKAKESITVVDVAQLLLESVKTPARSTNTWPATTKPSPPVPKP; encoded by the coding sequence ATGCAACTCGCCGCGATCATCGTGTCGTTGGTCCTGACCGTGGTCGGCGTTGCGCTGATCTCGCGGGCCGTGGCGCAGATCTACCGGTTCGTGAAGCTCGGTCAGCCCGTACCGGCGGGCAGCCGTACGGATGACCCGAAGGCGCGCTCGATCACCCTGGCCCGGGAGTTCCTCGGGCACACCCGGATGAACCGGTGGGGGATCGTCGGCTTCGCCCACTGGTTCGTCGCGATCGGCTTCCTGACGCTGCCGCCGACTCTCGCCCAGGCGTACGGCCAGCTGTTCCAGGCGGACTGGACGCTGCCGGTGATCGGCGGCTTCCTGCCGTTCGAGATGTACATCGAGTTCATCGGTGTGATGACGATCCTCGGCATCCTGGTGCTGATCGCCATCCGGCTGCTCAACCTGCCCTCCCGGGCCGGCCGCAAGTCGCGTTTCGCGGGCTCCAAGGCCTGGCAGGCGTACTTCGTCGAGTACGTCATCCTCACCATCGGTCTCGCGATCTACGTGCTGCGCGGCCTCGAGGGCGCCATCCACCACGTGGACCACTACGAGGCCGGGTACTTCGCCTCGTACCCGCTGGTCCTCGCCTTCAAGGACCTGGACCCCTCCACCCTGCAGAACCTGGTGTACTTCGTCGCGATGATCAAGATCGGCACCTCGCTGATCTGGATGATCACGGTCTCGCTGAACACCAACATGGGTGTCGCCTGGCACCGCTTCCTCGGCTTCCCGAACATCTGGTTCAAGCGCAACGCCGACGGCGCGACGGCGCTGGGCGGTCTGCAGCCCATGACGTCGGGCGGCAAGCCGATCGACTTCACCGACCCCGGTGACGACGACGTCTTCGGTGTCAGCCAGGTCGAGCAGTTCTCCTGGAAGGGCATCCTCGACTTCTCCACCTGCACCGAGTGCGGCCGCTGTCAGTCGCAGTGCCCGGCCTGGAACACCGGCAAGCCGCTCTCCCCCAAGCTGCTGATCATGTCGCTGCGGGACCACGCGCACGCCAAGGCCCCCTACCTCCTCGCCGGTGGCGGCAAGACCATGGAGGGCGAGGAGAAGGCGTCCGAGGAGCAGCTGGCCTCCGTGCCCGCTTCGGCTCTCGCCGAGGCCGAGCGGCCGCTGATCGGGACCGTCGAGGAGAACGGCGTCATCGACCCCGACGTCCTGTGGTCCTGCACCACCTGCGGTGCCTGCGTCGAGCAGTGCCCCGTCGACATCGAGCACGTCGACCACATCGTCGACATGCGCCGCTACCAGGTGATGATCGAGTCCGCGTTCCCGTCCGAGGCGGGCACGATGCTCAAGAACCTGGAGAAGAAGGGCAACCCCTGGGGCCTGGCGAAGAAGCAGCGCCTGGAGTGGCTCAAGGAGGTCGACTTCGAGGTCCCGGTCGTCGGCAAGGACATCGAGGACCTCTCCGAGGTCGAGTACCTGTACTGGGTCGGCTGCGCCGGCGCCCTGGAGGACCGGGCCAAGAAGACCACCAAGGCCTTCGCGGAGCTGCTCCACATGGCGGGCGTCAAGTTCGCCATCATGGGCGGCGACGAGAAGTGCACCGGCGACTCCGCCCGCCGCCTCGGCAACGAGCCCCTGTTCCAGGAGCTCGGCATGGAGAACGTCATGGCACTGAACATGGCGTTCGGCGAGGAGATGGACGACGACGGCAACGTCACGCCCGAGTCGAAGAAGCCCAAGTCGGCCAAGAAGATCGTCGCCACCTGCCCGCACTGCCTCAACACCATCGGCAACGAGTACCCGCAGCTCGGCGGCGACTACGAGGTCATCCACCACACCCAGCTGCTCCAGCACCTCATCGACGAGGGCAAGCTGATCCCGGTGACCCCGGTCGAGGGCCTCATCACCTACCACGACCCCTGCTACCTGGGCCGCCACAACAAGATCTACACGCCCCCGCGCGAGATCATGACCGCCGTCCCGGGCCTGCGCCAGCAGGAGATGCACCGCCACAAGGAACGCGGCTTCTGCTGTGGCGCCGGCGGCGCGCGGATGTGGATGGAGGAACGGATCGGCAAGCGCATCAACAACGAGCGCGTCGACGAAGCCCTCTCCCTCAACCCGGACATCGTCTCCACCGCCTGCCCGTTCTGCCTCGTCATGCTCACGGACTCCGTGAACGGCAAGAAGGCTGCAGCCGAAAGCGGCTCCGCCGCGGGCGGCAAGGCCAAGGAGTCCATCACGGTCGTCGACGTCGCCCAGCTCCTCCTGGAGTCCGTCAAGACCCCGGCACGTTCCACCAACACCTGGCCCGCGACCACGAAGCCCTCCCCGCCCGTTCCCAAGCCGTAA
- a CDS encoding electron transfer flavoprotein subunit alpha/FixB family protein produces the protein MAEVLVYVDHVDGAVRKPTLELLTLARRIGEPVAVALGAGAAGTAAALAEHGATRVLTHEAAEYADYLVVPKVDALQAAVEAVSPAAVLVPSSAEGKEIAARLALRIGSGIITDAVDLEAGDSGPVATQSVFAASFTTRTRVSKGTPVITVKPNSAAVEAAPAAGTVEALAVTFGALATGTKVTARTPRESTGRPELTEAAIVVSGGRGVNGTENFGLIEALADSLGAAVGASRAAVDAGWYPHTNQVGQTGKSVSPQLYIANGISGAIQHRAGMQTSKTIVAVNKDAEAPIFDLVDYGVVGDLFDVVPQLTEEINTRKG, from the coding sequence ATGGCTGAAGTTCTCGTCTACGTCGACCACGTGGACGGTGCCGTCCGCAAGCCCACCCTGGAGCTGCTGACCCTGGCCCGCCGCATCGGCGAGCCCGTCGCCGTCGCGCTCGGTGCCGGCGCCGCCGGCACCGCCGCCGCCCTCGCCGAGCACGGCGCGACCCGGGTTCTCACCCACGAGGCCGCCGAGTACGCCGACTACCTGGTCGTGCCGAAGGTCGACGCGCTGCAGGCCGCCGTCGAGGCCGTGTCCCCGGCCGCCGTCCTCGTCCCGTCCTCCGCCGAGGGCAAGGAGATCGCCGCCCGTCTGGCGCTGCGCATCGGTTCCGGCATCATCACCGACGCCGTCGACCTGGAGGCCGGTGACTCCGGTCCGGTGGCCACGCAGTCGGTGTTCGCCGCCTCCTTCACCACCAGGACCCGTGTCTCCAAGGGCACCCCGGTCATCACCGTCAAGCCCAACTCCGCCGCCGTGGAGGCCGCCCCGGCCGCCGGTACGGTCGAGGCGCTGGCCGTGACGTTCGGTGCGCTGGCCACCGGCACCAAGGTCACCGCGCGTACCCCGCGCGAGTCGACCGGGCGCCCGGAGCTGACGGAGGCCGCGATCGTGGTCTCCGGCGGCCGTGGCGTCAACGGCACCGAGAACTTCGGACTCATCGAGGCCCTCGCCGACTCCCTCGGCGCCGCCGTCGGCGCCTCCCGCGCCGCGGTGGACGCGGGCTGGTACCCGCACACCAACCAGGTCGGCCAGACCGGCAAGAGTGTCTCCCCGCAGCTGTACATCGCCAACGGCATCTCCGGCGCCATCCAGCACCGCGCCGGCATGCAGACCTCCAAGACGATCGTGGCCGTCAACAAGGACGCCGAGGCCCCCATCTTCGACCTGGTCGACTACGGCGTCGTCGGCGACCTCTTCGACGTCGTCCCCCAGCTCACCGAGGAGATCAACACCCGCAAGGGCTGA
- a CDS encoding electron transfer flavoprotein subunit beta/FixA family protein: MSLRIVVTVKYVPDATGDRHFADDLTVDRDDVDGLLSELDEYAVEQALQIAEECQREGGDAEITVLTVGPEDAKDALRKALSMGADKAIHVEDDDLHGTDAIGTSLVLAKAIEKAGFDLVISGMASTDGTMGVVPALVAERLGVPQVTLLSEVSVEDGVVKGRRDGDTASEQLEASLPAVVSVTDQSGEARYPSFKGIMAAKKKPVQAWDLSDLDIEADEVGLEGAWTAVDSAAARPARTAGTIVKDEGEGGKQLAEFLAGQKFI; this comes from the coding sequence TTGAGCTTGAGGATCGTTGTCACTGTGAAGTACGTGCCCGACGCCACTGGCGACCGGCACTTCGCCGATGACCTGACCGTCGACCGTGACGACGTGGACGGTCTGCTCTCCGAGCTGGACGAGTACGCGGTGGAGCAGGCGCTGCAGATCGCGGAGGAGTGCCAACGGGAAGGAGGCGACGCCGAGATCACCGTGCTGACGGTGGGTCCGGAGGACGCCAAGGACGCGCTGCGCAAGGCGTTGTCGATGGGCGCGGACAAGGCGATCCACGTGGAGGACGACGACCTGCACGGCACCGACGCGATCGGTACGTCGCTGGTGCTGGCGAAGGCGATCGAGAAGGCCGGCTTTGACCTGGTGATCTCCGGTATGGCGTCGACGGACGGCACGATGGGTGTGGTTCCGGCGCTGGTCGCGGAGCGTCTGGGGGTTCCGCAGGTGACGCTGCTGTCCGAGGTGTCCGTCGAGGACGGGGTGGTGAAGGGCCGTCGTGACGGTGACACCGCCTCCGAGCAGCTTGAAGCGTCGCTGCCGGCGGTGGTGTCGGTCACCGACCAGTCGGGTGAGGCGCGTTACCCGTCCTTCAAGGGCATCATGGCGGCGAAGAAGAAGCCGGTGCAGGCCTGGGACCTGTCCGACCTCGACATCGAGGCGGACGAGGTCGGTCTGGAGGGTGCCTGGACGGCTGTCGACTCCGCGGCCGCGCGCCCGGCGCGTACCGCCGGCACGATCGTCAAGGACGAGGGCGAGGGCGGCAAGCAGCTCGCCGAGTTCCTCGCGGGCCAGAAGTTCATCTAA
- a CDS encoding Re/Si-specific NAD(P)(+) transhydrogenase subunit alpha, whose translation MLIGVVKESKPGETRVATTPTTAAQLLKLGYDVVVEPGAGEASSFPDDAYVEAGATIGDALAADIVFGVNPPSVDQLDELREGATLVSQLGLTGEPDRVEDLAGRPITVLAMDAVPRISRAQSLDVLSSMANIAGYRAVVEAAHEFGRFFTGQVTAAGKVPPAKVLVAGAGVAGLAAIGTAGSLGAVVRATDPRPEVADQVRSLGGEYLAIESPEAAVSATGYAKEMGDGYKTREVELYATQCQDVDIVITTALIPGRPAPRLITAEMVADMKPGSVIVDMAASNGGNVAGSVAGHKVVTDNGVTIIGYTDLVGRLPAQASQLYGTNLVNLMKLLTPDKDGTLVLDFDDVVQRSMTVVRKGELTWPPPPVQVSATPAAAPAAATAVRGDSAAPRVASPAKRFTAVAAVGALLFVTAALSPRALQGHLTVFALAIVVGYYVIGHVHHALHTPLMSVTNAISGVIVVGALLQIGHGDTAITAVSSVAILLAAINIFGGFAVTRRMLAMFSRS comes from the coding sequence GTGCTCATCGGTGTGGTGAAGGAGTCCAAACCGGGCGAGACGAGGGTCGCGACCACGCCGACGACCGCCGCGCAACTGCTGAAGCTCGGCTATGACGTGGTGGTCGAACCGGGTGCGGGTGAGGCATCCAGCTTTCCCGACGACGCGTATGTCGAGGCGGGCGCCACCATCGGTGATGCCCTGGCGGCCGACATCGTGTTCGGGGTGAACCCGCCGTCGGTAGACCAGTTGGACGAGCTGCGCGAAGGCGCCACGCTCGTCAGCCAGTTGGGGCTGACGGGGGAGCCCGACCGGGTGGAGGACCTGGCCGGGCGGCCGATCACCGTGCTCGCCATGGACGCCGTACCGCGGATCTCACGTGCCCAGTCTCTGGATGTGCTGTCCTCAATGGCCAACATCGCCGGCTACCGGGCCGTGGTCGAGGCGGCCCATGAGTTCGGCCGGTTCTTCACCGGCCAGGTCACGGCCGCGGGCAAGGTGCCTCCGGCCAAGGTGCTGGTCGCCGGTGCCGGTGTCGCCGGCCTCGCGGCGATCGGCACCGCCGGCAGTCTGGGCGCAGTGGTGCGTGCCACTGACCCGAGACCGGAGGTGGCCGACCAGGTCAGGTCACTCGGGGGCGAGTACCTGGCGATCGAGTCTCCCGAGGCGGCGGTCAGCGCGACCGGGTACGCCAAGGAGATGGGGGACGGCTACAAGACGCGTGAGGTGGAGCTGTACGCCACGCAGTGCCAGGACGTCGACATAGTCATCACCACCGCCCTCATCCCCGGGAGGCCGGCGCCGCGACTGATCACCGCCGAGATGGTGGCCGACATGAAGCCGGGCAGCGTGATCGTGGACATGGCCGCGTCCAACGGTGGCAACGTGGCGGGCTCCGTCGCGGGTCACAAGGTGGTGACCGACAACGGGGTGACCATCATCGGCTACACCGACCTCGTGGGCCGGCTTCCCGCCCAGGCCTCCCAGTTGTACGGCACCAACCTGGTCAACCTCATGAAGCTGCTGACGCCGGACAAGGACGGCACGCTGGTGCTGGACTTCGACGATGTCGTGCAGCGTTCGATGACCGTCGTGCGCAAGGGGGAGCTGACCTGGCCCCCGCCGCCGGTGCAGGTGTCGGCGACTCCGGCGGCGGCGCCTGCGGCGGCGACGGCGGTTCGGGGCGACAGCGCGGCTCCGCGAGTCGCCTCACCCGCCAAGCGGTTCACGGCGGTCGCGGCAGTCGGCGCACTGCTGTTCGTGACGGCCGCGTTGTCGCCGCGTGCACTGCAGGGCCATCTGACCGTCTTCGCTCTCGCGATCGTGGTCGGCTACTACGTGATCGGGCATGTGCACCATGCCCTGCACACTCCGCTGATGTCGGTGACCAACGCGATCTCCGGCGTCATCGTGGTCGGGGCGCTGCTGCAGATCGGCCACGGGGACACGGCGATCACGGCCGTCTCGTCCGTCGCGATCCTGCTCGCCGCCATCAACATCTTCGGTGGGTTCGCCGTCACCCGGCGCATGCTCGCCATGTTCTCCAGGAGCTGA
- the pntB gene encoding Re/Si-specific NAD(P)(+) transhydrogenase subunit beta, with translation MAVDTAAQAAYIVSALLFILALAGLSRHETAKAGNTFGIVGMAVALIATVALAIDQDLENSGLGLLIGATAVGALIGLRRAKAVEMTGMPELIALLHSFVGLAAVMVGWNGYLHVEADLDGSGAQALRVTDTLGIHHAEVFIGVFIGAVTFTGSVVAFLKLSARMKSAPLTLPGKNALNVGALLVFAMLTTWFVIEPSLWLLVAVTAIALLLGWHLVASIGGGDMPVVVSMLNSYSGWAAAASGFLLENDLLIITGALVGSSGAYLSYIMCKAMNRSFLSVIAGGFGIEAGPGGDRDFGEHREIGAEGVAEILTGADSVIITPGYGMAVAQAQHGVAELTRILREKGKDVRFGIHPVAGRLPGHMNVLLAEARVPYDIVLEMDEINDDFDGTSVVLVIGANDTVNPSATDDPGSPIAGMPVLRVWEADNVVVFKRSMASGYAGVQNPLFFRENSAMLFGDAKERVEDILRAL, from the coding sequence ATGGCTGTCGACACCGCCGCACAGGCGGCATACATCGTCTCGGCACTGTTGTTCATTCTGGCCCTGGCGGGTCTGTCGAGGCACGAAACCGCCAAGGCCGGCAACACCTTCGGCATCGTCGGCATGGCGGTGGCGCTGATCGCGACGGTCGCGCTGGCCATCGACCAGGACCTGGAGAACTCCGGCCTCGGCCTGCTGATCGGCGCCACCGCCGTCGGCGCCCTCATCGGGCTCCGACGGGCCAAGGCGGTGGAGATGACCGGTATGCCGGAGCTGATCGCGCTCCTGCACAGCTTCGTGGGGCTGGCCGCGGTGATGGTCGGCTGGAACGGATACCTTCACGTCGAGGCGGACCTCGACGGCAGCGGAGCGCAGGCGCTGCGCGTCACGGACACCCTGGGCATCCATCATGCCGAGGTGTTCATCGGTGTGTTCATCGGCGCGGTGACGTTCACCGGTTCCGTCGTGGCCTTCCTCAAGCTGTCCGCACGGATGAAGTCCGCGCCGCTGACGCTGCCCGGCAAGAACGCCCTCAACGTCGGCGCCCTCCTCGTGTTCGCCATGTTGACCACCTGGTTCGTGATCGAGCCGAGCCTCTGGCTCCTGGTGGCGGTCACCGCGATCGCGCTGCTGCTCGGGTGGCACCTGGTGGCCTCGATCGGCGGCGGTGACATGCCGGTCGTGGTGTCCATGCTGAACAGCTACTCCGGCTGGGCCGCGGCCGCGTCGGGATTCCTCCTGGAGAACGACCTGCTGATCATCACGGGTGCTCTGGTCGGTTCCTCCGGCGCGTACCTGTCCTACATCATGTGCAAAGCGATGAACCGGTCCTTCCTCTCCGTGATCGCCGGTGGCTTCGGGATCGAGGCGGGCCCGGGTGGTGACCGGGACTTCGGGGAGCACCGGGAGATCGGTGCCGAAGGCGTCGCAGAGATACTCACCGGCGCCGACTCGGTGATCATCACCCCCGGCTACGGCATGGCGGTCGCGCAGGCGCAGCACGGTGTGGCCGAACTGACCCGCATCCTGAGGGAGAAGGGCAAGGACGTCCGCTTCGGGATCCATCCGGTCGCCGGGCGGCTCCCCGGCCACATGAATGTGTTGCTGGCCGAGGCCAGAGTGCCCTACGACATCGTGCTGGAGATGGACGAGATCAACGACGACTTCGACGGCACGTCCGTGGTGCTCGTCATCGGCGCCAACGACACCGTCAACCCGTCGGCGACGGACGACCCCGGCAGCCCGATCGCCGGTATGCCGGTGCTGCGGGTCTGGGAGGCCGACAACGTGGTGGTCTTCAAGCGGTCCATGGCCTCCGGTTACGCCGGCGTGCAGAACCCGTTGTTCTTCCGGGAGAACTCGGCGATGCTCTTCGGCGACGCCAAGGAGCGTGTGGAGGACATCCTGCGCGCACTCTGA
- a CDS encoding HpcH/HpaI aldolase/citrate lyase family protein — translation MTIGSRYISSARSWLFVPGHRPDRFSKAAAAGADLVIIDLEDAVAAEDKAQARASAAAWLAQGNDAVVRINPPGTPWFQSDLAEAARHGCPVMVPKADDPAVLTEVAARVAGRCELVPLIETAAGVERAWEVCATVGVARAAFGNVDLAGQLGVAWDDHAALAYARSKLVSASAAAGICPPVDGVTTAVKDAEVLHEDVMHARRLGFTGKLCIHPAQVEAVGRGFAPSEAELEWARTVIAAGDSVTAVDGRMIDKPVLERARRLLGQTHDSHPAP, via the coding sequence ATGACCATCGGCAGCAGGTACATCTCGTCGGCTCGTAGCTGGCTCTTCGTCCCCGGACACCGCCCGGACCGCTTCTCCAAGGCCGCCGCTGCTGGTGCGGACCTGGTCATCATCGACCTCGAAGACGCCGTCGCGGCTGAGGACAAGGCGCAGGCCCGCGCCAGTGCCGCCGCCTGGCTCGCTCAGGGGAACGACGCGGTCGTCCGGATCAATCCGCCGGGAACCCCGTGGTTCCAGTCCGACCTGGCGGAAGCGGCCCGCCACGGCTGCCCCGTCATGGTGCCCAAGGCGGATGATCCGGCCGTACTCACGGAAGTCGCCGCCCGGGTCGCCGGACGCTGCGAGCTCGTTCCCCTCATCGAGACGGCGGCGGGTGTGGAGCGGGCGTGGGAGGTGTGCGCCACGGTGGGCGTCGCCCGTGCGGCCTTCGGCAACGTCGACCTCGCTGGGCAGCTCGGTGTCGCCTGGGACGACCATGCCGCCCTCGCGTACGCGCGCTCCAAGCTCGTCTCGGCCTCCGCCGCGGCCGGCATCTGCCCACCGGTCGACGGGGTCACCACCGCGGTGAAGGACGCCGAGGTCCTGCACGAGGACGTCATGCACGCGCGCCGCCTGGGCTTCACCGGGAAACTCTGCATCCACCCGGCCCAGGTCGAGGCAGTCGGCCGGGGATTCGCCCCGTCGGAGGCCGAGTTGGAGTGGGCGCGCACCGTCATCGCCGCGGGGGACTCCGTCACCGCGGTCGACGGCCGGATGATCGACAAGCCCGTCCTGGAGAGAGCCAGGCGGCTTCTGGGCCAGACCCACGACTCCCACCCCGCGCCCTGA
- a CDS encoding CoA transferase, producing the protein MTPSPRPLGGLRIVEGASFVAGPSAGLALAQLGADIIRVDPPGGGSDFLRWPLSSTGHSLFWAGLNKGKRSVTIDHRTEQGRELLLALATAPGSGAGIFLDNMVGRHRLTYDELRARRKDVIHVHLQGRSDGSPAVDYTINAEVGVPQMTGPQGGEQPVNHVLPAWDLLSGMVVASGILAAVLHREREGQGAQLELALADVALAGVGSMGWLAEAEMRGGPRGRQGNHMYGSFGVDFETSDGRRLMVVALTEGQWRALRDVTETGAVFAALERALGADLSQEGDRYRLRETIAAVLRPWFAQRDFGTVRELLERAKVLWSPYLDMAEAARAARADETSVAAEMDQPGIGPLLATGRPLRWAGTGAPPVPAPRLGEHTEDVLSDLLGLSSEEIGRLQDAGVVRVSGDGSRRSRRSP; encoded by the coding sequence TTGACGCCATCACCCCGGCCGCTCGGCGGCCTGCGCATCGTCGAAGGCGCTTCCTTCGTGGCCGGCCCCTCGGCGGGCCTGGCTCTTGCCCAGCTCGGGGCGGACATCATCCGGGTCGACCCTCCGGGCGGTGGAAGCGACTTCCTTCGTTGGCCGCTCTCCTCCACCGGGCACAGTCTGTTCTGGGCCGGCCTGAACAAGGGCAAGCGGTCCGTGACGATCGACCACCGTACTGAGCAGGGACGGGAACTGCTGCTCGCCCTCGCCACGGCGCCCGGAAGCGGGGCCGGGATCTTCCTGGACAACATGGTCGGCAGGCACCGGCTGACGTACGACGAACTGCGTGCTCGGCGCAAGGACGTCATCCACGTGCACCTCCAGGGCAGGAGTGACGGGTCCCCGGCCGTCGACTACACGATCAACGCGGAAGTGGGAGTACCGCAGATGACCGGCCCCCAGGGCGGGGAGCAGCCGGTCAATCACGTACTGCCCGCCTGGGACCTGCTGTCCGGAATGGTCGTGGCCTCGGGAATCCTGGCCGCTGTCCTCCATCGTGAGCGTGAGGGGCAGGGAGCCCAGCTCGAACTCGCCCTGGCGGACGTGGCGTTGGCCGGCGTCGGCAGCATGGGATGGCTGGCGGAAGCGGAGATGAGGGGCGGTCCGCGGGGCCGGCAGGGAAACCACATGTACGGCTCCTTCGGCGTGGACTTCGAGACCTCGGACGGTCGTCGGCTGATGGTGGTCGCCCTGACCGAGGGGCAATGGCGCGCACTGCGCGACGTCACCGAGACGGGTGCCGTCTTCGCCGCGCTGGAGCGGGCCCTGGGCGCGGACCTGAGCCAGGAGGGCGACAGGTATCGGCTGCGGGAGACGATCGCCGCCGTGCTGAGGCCATGGTTCGCCCAGCGGGACTTCGGCACGGTGCGCGAACTGCTGGAGCGCGCGAAGGTCCTGTGGAGTCCGTATCTGGACATGGCCGAGGCGGCTCGCGCCGCACGCGCTGACGAGACGTCGGTGGCGGCGGAGATGGACCAACCCGGGATCGGCCCTCTGCTGGCTACTGGCCGACCACTGCGGTGGGCCGGAACCGGGGCGCCTCCCGTGCCGGCTCCACGCCTCGGCGAACACACCGAGGACGTGCTGTCCGACCTCCTCGGCCTCTCGAGCGAGGAGATCGGCCGACTGCAGGACGCGGGTGTCGTCCGTGTGAGCGGCGATGGCAGCCGGCGGAGTCGACGGTCGCCCTAG